From one Nitrosopumilus sp. genomic stretch:
- a CDS encoding acyl-CoA carboxylase subunit beta: MHSEKIEGYTKRNNTALQGGGQDRIKAQHDKGKLTARERIDLLLDEGTFTEIDPLTTHHYHEYEMQKKKFFTDGVVGGYGNVNGRQIFVFAYDFTVLGGTLSQMGAKKITKLMDHAVKTGCPIIGIMDSGGARIQEGIMSLDGFADIFYHNQLASGVIPQITASIGPSAGGSVYSPAMTDFVIMVEKVGTMFVTGPDVVKTVLGEEISFDDLGGAMTHGSKSGVAHFVAQNEYECMDYIKKLISYLPQNNAEAPPKIKTDDDPNRLDHNLINIIPENPLQPYDMKEIINSIVDNHEFFEVHELFAPNVVVGYGRMDGQVVGIVANQPIHLAGALDIDSSNKAARFIRFCDAFNIPIITLVDTPGYMPGSNQEHNGIIRHGSKLLYAYCEATVPRITLVIGKAYGGAYIAMGSKNLRTDINYAWPTARCAVLGGEAAVKIMYRKELDSADDAEELKKQLIGEFAEKFENPYVAASHGTVDNVIDPAETRPMLIKALRMLANKREKQLPRKHGNINL; the protein is encoded by the coding sequence ATGCATTCTGAAAAGATTGAAGGATATACTAAAAGAAATAACACAGCATTACAAGGCGGGGGACAAGATAGAATCAAAGCCCAACATGATAAAGGTAAATTAACTGCCCGTGAAAGAATCGATCTTTTACTTGATGAAGGAACTTTTACTGAAATTGATCCATTAACTACACATCATTACCACGAATATGAAATGCAGAAGAAGAAATTCTTTACAGATGGTGTTGTTGGAGGTTATGGAAATGTAAACGGTAGGCAAATCTTTGTCTTTGCTTATGATTTTACTGTTCTTGGTGGAACCCTAAGTCAGATGGGTGCCAAAAAAATTACTAAATTGATGGATCATGCAGTAAAAACTGGTTGTCCAATTATTGGTATTATGGATTCTGGTGGTGCAAGAATTCAAGAAGGAATTATGAGTCTTGATGGATTTGCAGATATCTTTTATCATAATCAATTAGCTTCAGGAGTTATTCCTCAAATTACTGCAAGTATTGGTCCTTCAGCAGGTGGTTCTGTATATTCTCCTGCAATGACTGATTTTGTAATAATGGTGGAAAAAGTCGGAACAATGTTTGTTACCGGACCTGATGTGGTTAAGACTGTTCTTGGTGAGGAAATTTCATTTGATGATCTTGGTGGAGCCATGACACATGGTTCAAAAAGTGGCGTTGCTCATTTTGTTGCACAAAATGAGTATGAATGTATGGATTACATCAAAAAATTAATCTCTTATCTGCCTCAAAACAATGCTGAAGCACCTCCAAAAATCAAAACTGATGATGATCCAAATAGATTGGATCACAATTTGATCAACATCATCCCTGAAAATCCTTTACAGCCTTATGACATGAAAGAAATTATTAATTCAATTGTAGATAATCATGAATTCTTTGAAGTACATGAACTATTTGCACCAAATGTTGTTGTAGGTTATGGAAGAATGGACGGTCAAGTTGTAGGAATTGTTGCTAACCAACCAATTCATCTTGCAGGCGCACTTGATATTGATTCATCAAACAAAGCAGCAAGGTTCATTCGATTTTGTGATGCATTTAACATTCCAATAATTACTCTGGTTGATACTCCAGGATACATGCCAGGATCTAATCAAGAACATAACGGAATCATCAGACATGGAAGTAAGTTACTATATGCATATTGTGAAGCAACTGTTCCAAGAATTACTCTAGTAATTGGAAAAGCATATGGTGGTGCATACATTGCAATGGGAAGTAAAAATCTTAGAACTGATATTAATTATGCATGGCCCACTGCTAGATGTGCCGTTTTGGGAGGAGAGGCAGCAGTTAAAATCATGTATAGAAAGGAACTTGATTCTGCAGATGATGCAGAAGAACTAAAAAAACAATTAATCGGTGAATTTGCAGAAAAATTTGAGAATCCATACGTTGCTGCATCTCATGGAACTGTTGATAATGTAATTGATCCAGCTGAAACAAGGCCTATGCTAATCAAAGCATTACGTATGCTTGCAAACAAGCGTGAAAAACAACTTCCAAGAAAACACGGAAACATCAATTTGTGA
- a CDS encoding AAA family ATPase, whose protein sequence is MWSEKYRPQNISDMVGNEESRAAIMEWFAKWKKGTKPLLLVGPPGIGKTTIAYLVAKQFGYDMIGLNASDVRSKSRINEILMPVLGNVSVLGTPMIFVDEVDGIHGRGDYGGASALVDILKEPTVPIILAANNDTSDKMKSIKKVVKVIYFKKIPPRLLRVYLENILKKENAKLSPGSLIKAIDKSKGDIRSMINFAQSLVTGFNPQTETTFENINVEDGVNAFFKANSIEEARIVLYSMQIDPREKINAFYSSIISSTLDNSSLANYLETISNADMLFGKIMKTQNWRLLRYLNDILIKLYKNDDRIRYAQYNLSWPLLNRIRWDGAKIKSLSSVMAKKLHMSSSACVTLCLPYVLFCIKNKTLELELEETFGDIIEKEIELIQ, encoded by the coding sequence ATGTGGTCTGAAAAATACCGACCTCAGAATATTTCTGATATGGTGGGAAATGAAGAATCGCGTGCTGCAATTATGGAATGGTTTGCAAAATGGAAAAAGGGTACCAAACCTCTTCTTCTAGTTGGCCCACCAGGTATTGGAAAAACTACGATTGCGTATCTTGTGGCCAAGCAATTTGGATATGATATGATTGGACTAAATGCAAGCGATGTTAGAAGTAAATCTAGAATTAATGAAATCCTCATGCCTGTTCTGGGTAATGTTAGCGTACTGGGAACTCCGATGATTTTTGTTGATGAAGTTGATGGAATTCATGGACGTGGTGATTATGGTGGAGCTTCAGCACTTGTTGATATTTTGAAAGAACCTACAGTACCAATTATTCTTGCAGCAAATAATGATACATCCGATAAAATGAAAAGCATCAAAAAAGTAGTTAAAGTAATCTATTTCAAAAAAATTCCTCCTAGGTTACTTCGAGTCTATCTTGAAAATATTCTGAAAAAAGAAAATGCAAAACTAAGTCCTGGTTCATTAATCAAAGCAATTGATAAATCTAAAGGAGATATTCGTTCAATGATTAACTTTGCCCAATCTTTAGTTACTGGTTTTAATCCTCAAACCGAAACAACTTTTGAAAATATCAACGTCGAAGATGGTGTAAATGCTTTCTTTAAAGCAAATTCGATTGAAGAAGCTAGAATTGTTTTATATTCAATGCAAATTGATCCAAGGGAAAAAATTAATGCGTTTTATTCCAGTATTATCTCTAGTACTTTGGATAACTCAAGTCTTGCAAACTATTTGGAAACTATTTCAAATGCTGATATGCTTTTTGGAAAGATTATGAAAACTCAGAATTGGAGACTTTTGAGATACCTAAATGATATTCTGATAAAATTATATAAAAATGATGATCGAATTAGATATGCACAATACAATCTTTCATGGCCATTACTTAATAGAATTCGTTGGGATGGTGCAAAAATCAAATCATTATCATCTGTAATGGCAAAAAAATTACATATGTCTTCAAGTGCTTGTGTAACTTTGTGTCTTCCTTATGTTTTATTTTGCATTAAAAATAAAACTCTGGAATTAGAACTCGAAGAAACTTTTGGAGATATTATTGAAAAGGAGATTGAACTAATTCAATGA